A single Crateriforma conspicua DNA region contains:
- a CDS encoding serine/threonine-protein kinase yields the protein MAVNPSIPPPDPSVNECNRETIEAFLSDQLSQQDVLRFEAHLETCDQCRRHLDQTAADNSYWTDARSLLSDLDFQVDPAPDLSFLQPTDDPDMLGRLGTLEISGVIGTGGMGIVLKALDRSLNRFVAVKVLAPHLASSAAARTRFTREAQAAAAVVHDNVIAIHGVETSGTLPYLTMPYVKGESLQRRIDRLGPLPIEEILRIGMQIARGLAAAHQQGLIHRDIKPSNILLPHDVQRVVITDFGLARTVDDATLTRSGVIAGTPQFMSPEQARGDTIDPRSDLFSLGSVVYAMASGRPPFRADSPYAIIRRIVDDGAKPLRQIDPSLPAWFENLVERLHAKDPDRRISSAEQAAELFKACLAHVQNDTAPLPPALLAPLPNAGQRWRPFRWLVSAIAAALIVITIWFFFDRTGTQLDRQTGSASDSFVESDQLLLQVESEIDQMLEEF from the coding sequence ATGGCAGTGAATCCTTCCATCCCACCACCCGATCCCTCGGTGAACGAATGCAACCGAGAAACGATCGAAGCCTTTCTAAGCGATCAGCTTAGCCAGCAAGACGTTCTCCGTTTCGAAGCCCACTTGGAAACGTGTGACCAATGTCGACGCCATTTGGATCAAACGGCCGCGGATAATTCTTATTGGACCGATGCGCGGTCGCTGCTGTCGGATTTGGATTTCCAAGTCGACCCGGCGCCCGACCTTAGCTTTTTGCAACCAACCGACGATCCCGACATGTTGGGCCGATTGGGAACGCTGGAAATCAGCGGTGTGATCGGCACCGGTGGAATGGGCATCGTACTGAAAGCCTTGGATCGATCGCTGAATCGATTCGTCGCGGTCAAAGTCTTGGCCCCACACTTGGCATCCAGCGCCGCGGCTAGAACTCGATTCACACGCGAAGCCCAGGCGGCCGCCGCGGTGGTCCACGACAACGTGATCGCAATCCACGGTGTTGAAACGTCTGGCACGCTGCCCTACCTAACGATGCCGTATGTGAAGGGTGAATCACTGCAGCGTCGCATCGATCGGCTGGGTCCACTTCCCATCGAAGAAATCCTGCGAATCGGAATGCAGATCGCTCGCGGTCTTGCCGCCGCCCACCAACAAGGTTTGATCCACCGCGACATCAAGCCATCGAACATCCTGTTACCGCACGACGTTCAACGCGTGGTCATCACGGATTTCGGCCTGGCAAGAACGGTCGACGACGCCACGCTGACACGCAGCGGTGTGATCGCAGGCACCCCACAGTTCATGTCGCCCGAACAAGCCCGTGGTGACACGATCGATCCACGCTCGGACCTTTTTTCACTGGGCAGCGTGGTGTACGCGATGGCCAGCGGTCGGCCACCGTTCCGCGCCGATTCCCCCTACGCGATCATCCGCCGCATCGTTGATGACGGTGCCAAACCGCTGCGCCAAATCGATCCGTCGCTTCCCGCTTGGTTCGAAAACTTGGTCGAACGACTGCACGCCAAGGATCCAGACAGACGGATTTCATCGGCAGAACAAGCCGCGGAACTTTTCAAAGCATGCCTGGCTCACGTTCAAAATGACACCGCACCTTTGCCCCCGGCACTACTGGCGCCATTGCCAAACGCTGGCCAGCGCTGGCGGCCATTCCGCTGGCTTGTGTCAGCGATCGCTGCGGCACTGATTGTGATCACGATTTGGTTTTTCTTTGACCGCACCGGAACACAACTCGATCGCCAAACTGGATCCGCCAGTGATTCATTCGTCGAAAGTGACCAGCTGTTACTGCAAGTTGAATCGGAGATCGATCAAATGCTTGAAGAATTCTGA
- a CDS encoding PVC-type heme-binding CxxCH protein, whose protein sequence is MPKLSCALPTLLFVAAFLSSIPPATAQDGVIDGDWTPDVITTVTDNETQQTKRVRPEYLQPSPVKEIADAVTLPLQPRDGETIVFLGNGLAARMELFNAFESSLYQQFPQAELTFRNMGYPGHTPSFRPEAGRDDPWAFPGASQFRPEIKAHLGEGHYPSPDEWLTIVGADTIVAFFGFNESFDGTEGIENFKNELRAFVQHTRSRSYRQNADRPPRLVLASPIAMQQLSEFNLPDADERNLLLRNYADAVAQVAGEMQVGYLDLFSPTLQWFTTSDEPLTINGVHLSEAGYRKLAPVIMQQLFGADAQVPETDSLLYQAVKDKAWFWRNDYRMLNGVHAYGRRWAPYGNFNYPEEIEKIRQMTVLRDRNLWAIAQGKSSTIEVDDSITRPLSTVETNYRASEKNGTLDYLDPENEAMKTFTLPDGYDVSLFASEQDFPNLGNPAQMRFDNQGRLWVSTLPSYPHYKPGDAKPNDKILIYEDTDGDGRADKEIVFADGLHMPIGFELAPEGVYLSQEPFLVLLKDSDGDDHADEMVTLLDGFDPHDTHHAISAFDVDNGNGIYMCEGRFLHSQVETPWGPQRMTDGGVWRFDPNSWKVERVMQTDVSNPWGVAHDEYGQTFVNDASGGSQYWMLGYSMNIPHSMEVPKVSKFNYEHHTRPTSGSEFLHSRHFPDDVQGDYLYANTIGFLGIKQYNTVEDGAEIKGKFRQNLIESTDGNFRPCDLEVAPDGSLYFIDWHNTLIGHMQHSARDPLRNSEYGRIYRITHKQRPLVDPPQVAGASIQQLFENMKLPELNARKRSHRELRGRDRQNVLNAAMQFADANAGDDRLVLESLWATWGQHAPSTELLQRCLNADDHRVRSAAVRVVRHCLHLLDQPETYLMQAAKDTHPRVRLEALSAGTWMGEKAGADILLVVASQPTDRWIRNALNSAMWTLKPFVEQAIDSSAVDPDSLSVDYEQLLASKLEGAMKPKDYRTKSPKFKNKAFARTYNLGQQVFFEEGSCYACHRDNGEGVVRIYPPLAGSEWINGDPERLIKLTLHGIWGKIRVRGKVFETNQGVPPMTAIGNMFTDAEIASVLTYVRNSWGNDASEITPEQVKQIRAATGDRQRFYSPEELLEMHPFPEGSRPELIEDQVAGSELEKALLAEPIADLVRDAAAEGDAIRGAKLFYWEKTACATCHDVGEGYQLGPQLTVSRDDVTAQHVIESILKPSDKILEGYRTVNVITLDGAILSGFLIEETDDKIVISIAADQGKPREILIDDVDDVIESKNSTMPTGLANTLKTRQEFLDLVRFVTEVNQGGRKKLNQLKRRAKIKN, encoded by the coding sequence ATGCCAAAGCTCTCTTGCGCCCTGCCAACGTTGTTGTTCGTGGCGGCTTTCCTTTCGTCCATTCCGCCAGCCACCGCACAGGATGGCGTGATCGATGGTGATTGGACCCCCGACGTGATCACGACCGTCACCGACAATGAAACGCAGCAAACCAAACGTGTGCGTCCCGAATACCTGCAACCTTCGCCCGTCAAAGAGATCGCCGATGCGGTCACCTTGCCGCTTCAGCCCCGTGACGGCGAAACGATCGTGTTTTTGGGCAATGGATTGGCCGCGCGGATGGAATTGTTCAATGCTTTTGAATCATCGCTGTATCAACAGTTTCCCCAGGCCGAATTAACGTTTCGAAACATGGGATATCCGGGGCACACGCCAAGCTTTCGGCCCGAAGCGGGACGTGATGATCCTTGGGCGTTTCCGGGGGCCAGCCAGTTTCGACCGGAAATCAAAGCTCACTTGGGCGAAGGGCATTATCCCAGTCCCGACGAATGGCTGACCATCGTCGGTGCCGACACGATCGTTGCCTTTTTTGGATTCAACGAGTCGTTTGACGGCACCGAAGGGATCGAAAACTTCAAGAATGAATTGCGGGCGTTTGTCCAGCACACGCGATCGCGTTCCTATCGTCAAAACGCCGATCGGCCGCCGCGTCTGGTTTTGGCCAGCCCAATCGCGATGCAGCAGTTGAGCGAGTTCAACCTGCCCGATGCGGACGAACGAAATTTATTGCTGCGCAATTACGCGGATGCCGTCGCCCAGGTCGCCGGAGAAATGCAGGTCGGGTATCTGGATCTGTTCTCACCCACGCTGCAGTGGTTCACCACTTCCGACGAACCGCTGACGATCAACGGCGTCCATCTGTCCGAGGCCGGTTATCGAAAACTGGCACCGGTCATCATGCAACAGTTGTTCGGGGCCGATGCACAAGTCCCGGAAACCGATTCGCTGTTGTATCAAGCGGTCAAAGACAAAGCATGGTTTTGGCGAAATGATTACCGCATGCTCAACGGCGTTCACGCGTATGGTCGCCGCTGGGCACCGTACGGGAATTTCAACTATCCCGAGGAGATCGAAAAGATCCGCCAGATGACGGTCTTGCGAGATCGCAACCTGTGGGCGATTGCACAAGGAAAATCGTCCACCATCGAAGTCGACGATTCGATCACCCGTCCCTTGTCGACCGTGGAGACCAATTACCGGGCAAGCGAAAAGAACGGAACGCTGGATTATCTGGATCCCGAAAACGAAGCGATGAAAACGTTCACGCTGCCGGATGGTTACGACGTTTCGTTGTTCGCGTCGGAACAAGATTTTCCGAATTTGGGGAATCCGGCCCAAATGCGTTTCGACAACCAGGGACGGCTGTGGGTTTCGACGCTGCCCAGTTATCCGCACTACAAACCGGGCGACGCCAAACCCAACGACAAAATTCTGATTTACGAAGACACCGATGGCGACGGGCGCGCCGACAAGGAAATCGTCTTTGCCGACGGTTTGCACATGCCCATCGGTTTCGAATTGGCACCCGAAGGCGTGTATCTTTCGCAGGAACCGTTTTTGGTCTTGTTGAAAGACAGCGATGGTGATGATCACGCCGACGAAATGGTGACGCTGCTGGACGGGTTCGATCCCCATGACACCCACCACGCGATTTCCGCTTTTGATGTGGACAACGGCAACGGCATCTACATGTGCGAAGGTCGGTTTTTGCACAGCCAAGTTGAAACGCCTTGGGGCCCCCAGCGGATGACCGACGGCGGCGTTTGGCGGTTCGATCCCAATTCGTGGAAAGTCGAACGCGTGATGCAAACCGACGTTTCCAACCCGTGGGGCGTCGCCCATGACGAGTACGGGCAAACGTTCGTCAACGACGCATCGGGTGGTTCACAGTATTGGATGCTGGGCTATTCGATGAATATTCCGCATTCGATGGAGGTGCCGAAGGTTTCGAAGTTCAACTACGAACACCACACGCGGCCGACCTCGGGATCGGAATTTTTGCACAGCCGACATTTTCCCGACGACGTGCAAGGCGACTATCTGTACGCCAACACGATCGGATTCTTGGGAATCAAGCAATACAACACGGTCGAAGACGGCGCTGAAATCAAAGGCAAGTTCCGTCAAAACTTGATCGAATCGACCGACGGCAATTTTCGTCCTTGTGATTTGGAAGTGGCTCCCGACGGCAGTCTGTACTTCATCGATTGGCACAACACGCTGATCGGTCACATGCAACACAGCGCGCGTGATCCGCTGCGGAATTCCGAATATGGCCGGATCTATCGCATCACTCACAAGCAGCGCCCGTTGGTTGATCCGCCGCAGGTGGCCGGCGCTTCGATCCAACAATTGTTTGAGAACATGAAACTGCCCGAGCTGAATGCTCGGAAACGATCCCATCGCGAATTGCGCGGCCGTGATCGCCAAAACGTGTTGAACGCCGCGATGCAGTTCGCCGACGCCAACGCCGGTGACGATCGTTTGGTCTTGGAATCGTTGTGGGCAACCTGGGGCCAACATGCTCCGTCGACCGAACTGTTGCAGCGGTGTCTGAATGCCGATGATCATCGCGTCCGATCCGCGGCCGTTCGCGTCGTCCGCCATTGTTTGCACCTGCTGGATCAACCCGAGACGTATCTGATGCAGGCGGCCAAGGACACCCATCCCCGGGTTCGTTTGGAAGCCTTGTCCGCCGGAACATGGATGGGCGAAAAAGCCGGTGCCGACATCTTGTTGGTCGTTGCGTCCCAACCGACCGATCGTTGGATTCGCAATGCACTGAACAGTGCGATGTGGACACTGAAGCCCTTCGTCGAACAGGCCATTGATTCAAGTGCGGTGGACCCGGACAGCTTGTCGGTGGATTACGAACAGCTTTTGGCTAGCAAGCTGGAAGGTGCGATGAAGCCCAAGGATTACCGCACCAAATCGCCGAAGTTCAAAAACAAAGCGTTTGCGCGTACCTACAACTTGGGCCAACAAGTCTTCTTCGAAGAAGGCTCCTGCTACGCATGTCACCGTGACAACGGCGAAGGCGTCGTTCGCATCTATCCGCCGTTGGCAGGTAGTGAGTGGATCAACGGCGACCCGGAACGTCTGATCAAGCTGACCTTGCACGGCATCTGGGGCAAGATTCGCGTTCGCGGCAAGGTTTTTGAAACGAACCAAGGTGTGCCGCCAATGACGGCGATCGGGAACATGTTCACCGACGCCGAAATTGCCAGCGTGCTGACCTACGTCCGCAACAGTTGGGGGAACGATGCCAGCGAGATCACACCGGAACAGGTGAAACAGATTCGGGCGGCGACCGGCGACCGACAACGCTTCTACAGCCCCGAAGAACTGTTGGAAATGCATCCGTTCCCCGAAGGCAGCCGACCTGAATTGATCGAAGATCAGGTGGCCGGCAGCGAATTGGAAAAGGCGTTGTTGGCCGAACCCATCGCCGACCTGGTGCGTGATGCCGCGGCCGAAGGGGATGCGATTCGAGGGGCGAAACTTTTCTACTGGGAAAAGACCGCCTGTGCGACCTGCCACGACGTCGGCGAAGGTTATCAATTGGGGCCGCAATTGACGGTATCCCGCGATGACGTAACCGCCCAACACGTCATCGAATCAATCTTGAAGCCGTCGGACAAGATTCTTGAGGGCTATCGAACCGTCAATGTCATCACGCTGGACGGCGCGATTCTGTCCGGATTCCTGATCGAGGAAACCGACGACAAGATCGTCATCAGTATCGCGGCCGATCAGGGCAAGCCGCGTGAGATCTTGATCGACGATGTCGACGACGTGATCGAGTCCAAGAATTCGACCATGCCGACCGGGTTGGCAAACACGCTGAAGACCCGCCAGGAGTTTTTGGATCTGGTCCGCTTTGTCACCGAAGTGAACCAGGGCGGCCGAAAGAAGCTGAATCAGCTGAAACGAAGAGCCAAGATCAAGAATTAG
- a CDS encoding DUF3500 domain-containing protein, with product MKIRHVFAFGLLVVCLVGIAVTAYSQQGRRRPMRGGGNSAVDEPFRGVTAGGEIQPGVFKIESTGVSTKPVVEAADAFLASLTDQQREKTVFPVDDAEWRQWDNRHFPKRQGVGFDEMDDRQRDHAFGLLQASLSAKGLKLSKDIMKLNGTLAELADNYDEYGRWLYWITIMGKPSETEPWGWQIDGHHLIINYFVLGDQVVMSPVFVGSEPVHAVSGEFAGTVVLQEQQDKALQLIQALDADQQSKAILSRAKPGNNALAQAYRDNVNIDYAGIEASKLDQKQRDLLIEVVQSFVGNMRDGHAEIKMDEVRSHLDQTYFAWIGDTKADSVFYYRIQSPVVLIEFDHQRRVAPFRSDRPTRDHIHAVLRTPNGNDYEKDLLRQHYHSHHHGE from the coding sequence GTGAAAATTCGTCATGTCTTTGCTTTCGGTTTGCTGGTCGTCTGTCTTGTCGGGATCGCTGTCACCGCGTATTCCCAGCAAGGTCGTCGCCGACCGATGCGCGGCGGTGGCAACTCAGCGGTGGATGAACCGTTTCGCGGTGTCACCGCAGGCGGAGAGATCCAACCCGGCGTGTTCAAAATCGAATCCACCGGTGTCAGCACGAAGCCCGTGGTCGAAGCGGCCGATGCGTTCTTGGCGTCGTTGACCGATCAGCAACGTGAAAAAACGGTCTTCCCGGTGGACGATGCGGAATGGCGGCAATGGGACAACCGGCACTTTCCCAAGCGGCAAGGTGTCGGCTTTGATGAAATGGACGACCGCCAGCGCGATCATGCGTTCGGGTTGTTGCAGGCCAGTTTGAGCGCCAAAGGTCTGAAGTTGTCCAAGGACATCATGAAGCTGAACGGAACGCTGGCGGAGTTGGCTGACAACTATGACGAATATGGTCGCTGGCTGTATTGGATCACCATCATGGGTAAACCATCGGAAACGGAACCGTGGGGATGGCAGATCGATGGGCACCACCTGATCATCAACTACTTTGTTCTGGGCGACCAAGTCGTGATGTCGCCTGTCTTTGTCGGCAGCGAACCGGTGCATGCGGTCAGTGGTGAGTTTGCCGGTACGGTCGTCTTGCAAGAACAGCAAGACAAAGCATTGCAATTGATTCAAGCCTTAGATGCGGACCAGCAATCCAAAGCGATCTTGTCACGAGCCAAGCCGGGAAACAATGCATTGGCCCAAGCGTATCGCGACAACGTGAACATTGATTATGCCGGCATCGAAGCTTCCAAGTTGGATCAAAAGCAACGCGACCTGTTGATCGAAGTCGTCCAGTCTTTTGTTGGGAACATGCGCGACGGGCATGCCGAAATCAAAATGGATGAAGTCAGGTCGCACCTGGACCAAACGTACTTTGCGTGGATCGGCGACACCAAGGCGGACAGCGTTTTCTATTATCGCATCCAAAGCCCTGTTGTTCTGATCGAGTTTGATCATCAACGTCGTGTCGCACCGTTCCGCAGCGATCGCCCCACTCGTGATCACATTCACGCGGTTCTGCGAACACCCAACGGCAACGATTACGAAAAAGATCTGTTGCGCCAGCACTACCATTCGCATCATCACGGCGAATGA
- a CDS encoding EF-hand domain-containing protein, producing the protein MKFTLPIVMASALAVLVTSAIQAQPPGGRGQGGPGFGGQGFGGPGRGGPDFGGPGGPPPNAIAEALDTDGDHVISGAEIQKASDALKKLDRNGDGRLSNDEFDPMHQRYAGGPEGRGGEGRGGRGADGRGDGGGFVSRIMSFDENGDGKVSKDELPARMQMALDRYDANKDGVLDKDELDKASAGAGPGNRGGRGPGPGGPGPGGPGPGGPGAGGPGGERGGPPSPDQFVREAMEFDADGDGKLDAGELAKAAEQLMRRGPGGQGPGGEGGPGGPRGQGGRAGGRPQRPN; encoded by the coding sequence GTGAAATTCACCCTGCCCATTGTCATGGCATCCGCGTTGGCGGTTCTTGTCACTTCCGCGATCCAAGCACAGCCGCCCGGCGGACGTGGCCAAGGTGGCCCTGGTTTCGGCGGCCAAGGTTTTGGTGGCCCCGGCCGTGGCGGACCCGACTTTGGTGGTCCCGGCGGGCCGCCACCCAATGCGATTGCCGAAGCTTTGGACACCGATGGCGATCATGTCATTTCCGGTGCGGAGATTCAAAAGGCCAGCGACGCACTGAAAAAGTTGGATCGTAATGGCGACGGTCGGCTGTCCAATGACGAATTTGATCCGATGCACCAGCGCTATGCCGGTGGCCCCGAAGGTCGTGGCGGCGAAGGCCGTGGCGGACGTGGGGCCGACGGGCGTGGGGATGGTGGCGGGTTCGTCAGCCGTATCATGAGTTTTGATGAAAATGGTGACGGCAAAGTCAGCAAAGACGAATTGCCGGCTCGCATGCAAATGGCGCTGGATCGCTATGACGCTAATAAGGACGGCGTGCTGGACAAGGATGAGTTGGACAAGGCGTCGGCGGGAGCCGGTCCCGGAAATCGCGGCGGCCGTGGCCCAGGACCGGGGGGCCCAGGACCGGGGGGCCCAGGACCGGGGGGCCCAGGAGCAGGCGGTCCCGGTGGCGAACGCGGTGGACCTCCCAGCCCCGATCAGTTCGTACGCGAGGCGATGGAGTTTGATGCCGATGGCGACGGAAAGCTGGACGCCGGTGAATTGGCCAAGGCAGCCGAACAGCTGATGCGTCGCGGGCCCGGTGGACAAGGGCCTGGTGGCGAAGGCGGACCCGGTGGACCTCGCGGACAAGGCGGCCGTGCGGGTGGTCGACCACAACGTCCCAACTGA
- a CDS encoding Gfo/Idh/MocA family protein: MTKPIHSMTSPIDRRDMLSAMAGGMIAGGVWGQVAAEESRSAGQRLRLLCVGTANRAAANIREVRDQEIVGLCDVDQNYLDKAHADFPNAVAFRDYREMIDAMADKADAIVIGASDHHHAPATIRAIESGLHCYCEKPLTHTVAEARKITNAARHKGVATQMGTQIHAGANYRRVVEIIRSGAIGDVTQVHVWVNKAWGGGELPSTADPVPPQLDWDLWIGPAAKRPYAKGQYHPAQWRRWWEFGQGTLGDMGCHYMDLPFWALGLKYPENIQAEGEPPHPETCPLGLTVKYQFAASDQHGPLELIWYDGNHAPKEIDGHAVPGSGVLFVGTEGKMVATYGQYQLLPEDKFADFQPPEPSIPDSIGHHAEWIKACKDGTPTTCNFDYSGPLTETVLLGNVAYRTGGAIQWDAANLKVTNDSQANQYISKTYRSGWEV; the protein is encoded by the coding sequence ATGACCAAACCGATTCATTCAATGACGTCACCGATCGATCGCCGTGACATGCTGTCCGCCATGGCAGGCGGGATGATCGCGGGCGGGGTGTGGGGACAGGTTGCCGCCGAAGAATCCAGGTCCGCCGGACAGCGTTTGCGTTTGCTTTGCGTGGGCACCGCGAACCGGGCAGCGGCCAACATTCGCGAAGTCCGCGACCAGGAAATCGTCGGGCTGTGTGATGTCGACCAAAACTACTTGGACAAAGCACACGCGGATTTCCCCAACGCCGTGGCCTTTCGAGATTATCGAGAGATGATTGACGCGATGGCGGATAAAGCCGACGCGATCGTCATCGGGGCGAGTGACCATCATCACGCACCCGCCACGATCCGCGCGATCGAATCCGGTCTGCATTGCTACTGCGAAAAACCGTTGACGCACACCGTGGCCGAAGCACGCAAGATCACCAACGCGGCGCGGCACAAAGGTGTCGCGACGCAAATGGGAACGCAGATTCACGCTGGTGCAAACTATCGACGCGTGGTGGAGATCATCCGCAGTGGCGCGATCGGTGATGTTACCCAAGTGCATGTTTGGGTCAATAAAGCTTGGGGCGGCGGTGAATTGCCCTCGACCGCCGACCCGGTTCCGCCGCAATTGGATTGGGACCTGTGGATCGGCCCCGCTGCGAAGCGTCCCTATGCCAAAGGTCAATATCATCCGGCCCAGTGGCGACGTTGGTGGGAATTCGGTCAAGGCACCTTGGGTGACATGGGATGTCACTACATGGATTTGCCGTTTTGGGCATTGGGGCTGAAGTATCCTGAAAATATCCAGGCCGAAGGCGAACCGCCGCACCCGGAAACTTGCCCGCTGGGTTTGACGGTGAAGTATCAATTTGCTGCCAGCGATCAGCACGGGCCGCTGGAGTTGATCTGGTACGACGGAAACCATGCGCCGAAAGAAATCGATGGCCATGCGGTACCCGGCTCCGGCGTCCTGTTTGTCGGTACCGAAGGAAAAATGGTGGCCACCTATGGTCAGTACCAGTTGTTGCCGGAAGACAAGTTCGCCGATTTCCAGCCCCCCGAGCCGTCGATCCCCGATTCGATTGGTCACCATGCGGAATGGATCAAGGCATGCAAGGACGGCACGCCCACCACATGCAACTTTGACTATTCCGGTCCGCTGACTGAAACGGTGTTGTTGGGCAATGTTGCTTATCGGACGGGCGGGGCGATCCAGTGGGACGCGGCGAATTTGAAGGTGACCAATGATTCCCAGGCGAATCAGTACATCAGCAAGACCTATCGATCCGGGTGGGAAGTCTGA
- a CDS encoding NTP/NDP exchange transporter, giving the protein MTSRDSQSEPTPPAPGATPQTGGMMGPWRSRIHVGEGASVAWATTWFFFILLSYSIVRPLRETMGAIVGPNGLQGLMLITFGVMLVAVPAYAALVARLPRRWVVRIVFHFFCVCLLLFAIGLQSSSETLRSWTAWVFFIWVNVFALVATSVFWSVLADLFSNRQGKRLFGMIAAGGTVGAITGSLLTSQLAASTSTSLILLLPLAAIQCGLWCAWRLEKQTDRLHRSDPDREQHRDDGRPTGGGLLTGIARVLMSGYLASICGFLVLIQAGGTMLYFQQAEIVAQQVADDGQKTQLFAYIDLGTQTLTLLLQIVFAGPILRRLGVSVALVLLPLVYGLGFSALAVSQTLPILVVTMIACRSTAYGIAVPAREVLFTVVSREDKYKSKNFIDTVVLRGGDALTGQIFGSLRNFAGLGLATLNICAIPIAIGWGVLAWNLGRQQRRLAQQANASGGDVSAPDDKESR; this is encoded by the coding sequence ATGACATCCCGTGATTCGCAAAGTGAACCGACGCCTCCCGCCCCCGGGGCAACACCCCAAACCGGTGGGATGATGGGACCCTGGCGTTCGCGGATTCACGTCGGCGAAGGTGCCAGCGTGGCTTGGGCGACGACATGGTTCTTTTTCATCCTGCTTAGCTATTCCATCGTGCGACCACTTCGCGAAACGATGGGAGCGATCGTTGGCCCAAACGGCTTGCAAGGTCTGATGCTGATCACCTTTGGGGTCATGCTGGTGGCTGTTCCCGCTTATGCCGCCTTGGTCGCTCGACTTCCCCGACGCTGGGTCGTCCGGATCGTCTTTCACTTCTTTTGTGTTTGTCTGCTTCTTTTCGCTATCGGGTTACAGTCCAGCAGCGAAACGCTTCGATCCTGGACCGCTTGGGTCTTCTTCATTTGGGTGAACGTCTTCGCCTTGGTTGCGACCAGTGTTTTTTGGTCGGTGTTGGCCGACTTGTTTTCGAATCGACAGGGCAAGCGTCTGTTTGGAATGATCGCCGCAGGTGGCACCGTCGGCGCGATCACGGGTTCCCTTTTGACCAGTCAGCTTGCAGCGTCCACGTCGACCAGCTTGATCCTTTTGTTGCCTCTGGCGGCGATCCAGTGTGGTTTGTGGTGCGCGTGGCGACTGGAAAAACAGACGGATCGTTTGCACCGCTCGGATCCCGATCGCGAACAGCATCGCGACGACGGACGTCCCACCGGCGGCGGTCTGTTGACGGGCATTGCGCGGGTGCTTATGTCTGGATATCTGGCATCGATCTGCGGCTTCTTGGTGTTGATCCAAGCCGGCGGAACGATGCTGTATTTTCAGCAAGCGGAAATCGTAGCGCAACAGGTGGCCGACGACGGCCAGAAAACGCAATTGTTCGCTTACATCGATCTGGGTACACAAACGCTGACGCTGCTGTTGCAGATCGTTTTCGCCGGTCCGATCTTACGCCGTCTCGGGGTCAGCGTGGCCTTGGTGTTATTGCCGCTGGTTTACGGGCTCGGCTTTTCCGCCTTGGCGGTGTCGCAAACGCTGCCGATCCTGGTGGTCACGATGATTGCCTGTCGTTCGACCGCCTATGGAATCGCGGTTCCCGCCCGCGAAGTGCTTTTCACCGTGGTCAGCCGCGAAGACAAATATAAATCGAAGAACTTCATCGACACGGTGGTGCTGCGAGGAGGCGACGCGCTGACCGGGCAAATCTTCGGTTCGCTTCGAAACTTTGCCGGCCTCGGCTTGGCAACGTTGAACATCTGTGCCATTCCGATCGCAATCGGATGGGGCGTGCTGGCATGGAATCTGGGCCGGCAACAACGGCGTCTGGCACAACAAGCCAATGCCAGCGGTGGCGACGTGTCAGCACCGGACGATAAAGAATCACGCTAG